Proteins co-encoded in one Pseudomonas fluorescens genomic window:
- a CDS encoding LysR family transcriptional regulator: MQRHFDDLQLGSIELFCLAAECGSFTGAAQAASVTPAAVSRSVSRMEERLGVRLFARTTRSVKLTDSGRRYYEECSQALAQLVEAQREVMGQQQEPSGTLRISIPTTYAHHRILPLLPAFRARFPQVKVDMHISNRNIDFVGEGYDMAIRVRAIPDSGLIARHLEDAALVMVASPDYLKRAGTPQTLEDLEQHECIQYELPSSGRRITWLFYDEETPREILAEGNFCCSDDVLGGVTLAKHGAGLFQTYRFIVEKELADGSLVEVLKPYSGRSRPFTLLYPQNRHMPLRVRAFIDFLVEQLPQ; this comes from the coding sequence ATGCAGCGACACTTTGACGATCTTCAGCTGGGCAGCATCGAGTTGTTTTGCCTGGCTGCCGAGTGCGGCAGCTTCACCGGCGCGGCGCAGGCGGCTTCGGTAACGCCGGCAGCGGTGAGCCGCTCGGTGTCACGCATGGAGGAACGCCTGGGTGTACGCCTGTTTGCACGCACCACCCGCAGCGTGAAACTGACCGACAGCGGCCGACGTTACTACGAAGAATGCAGCCAGGCGCTGGCGCAACTGGTCGAGGCGCAACGGGAAGTCATGGGCCAGCAGCAGGAACCGTCCGGCACCTTGCGTATCAGTATTCCCACGACTTACGCCCATCATCGGATCCTGCCGCTACTGCCCGCGTTTCGTGCGCGCTTCCCACAGGTGAAGGTCGACATGCACATCAGCAATCGCAACATCGACTTCGTCGGCGAGGGCTACGACATGGCGATCCGCGTGCGAGCGATTCCCGATTCCGGCCTGATCGCCCGGCATCTGGAAGATGCGGCGCTGGTGATGGTCGCCAGCCCCGACTACCTCAAACGCGCCGGCACGCCGCAGACCCTCGAAGACCTCGAACAGCACGAATGCATTCAATACGAACTGCCCAGCAGCGGGCGGCGGATCACCTGGCTGTTTTACGATGAAGAGACACCACGGGAAATCCTCGCCGAGGGCAATTTCTGCTGCTCCGATGACGTGCTAGGTGGCGTGACCCTGGCCAAACATGGCGCCGGGTTGTTCCAGACCTATCGCTTCATTGTCGAAAAGGAACTGGCCGACGGCTCGCTGGTGGAAGTGCTCAAACCCTACAGCGGACGCTCGCGACCGTTCACGTTGCTGTACCCGCAAAATCGCCACATGCCTTTGCGTGTCAGGGCTTTCATCGATTTTCTGGTCGAGCAGTTGCCGCAGTGA
- the aroQ gene encoding type II 3-dehydroquinate dehydratase, producing MPPIVLVLNGPNLNLLGTREPATYGHETLADISALCGRAAEEFGLAVEFRQTNHEGELLDWIHGARQRCAGIVINPAAWTHTSVAIRDALVASELPVIEVHLSNVHAREPFRHHSFVSAIATAVMCGFGSHGYRLALEHFHQRLKG from the coding sequence ATGCCCCCTATCGTTCTGGTGCTCAACGGCCCGAACCTGAACCTGCTCGGCACCCGTGAACCGGCCACGTACGGTCACGAAACCCTGGCCGACATCTCTGCCCTGTGCGGGCGCGCCGCCGAAGAATTCGGCCTGGCCGTGGAGTTTCGCCAGACCAACCACGAAGGCGAACTGCTCGACTGGATTCACGGCGCCCGCCAGCGTTGCGCCGGCATCGTGATCAATCCGGCTGCCTGGACGCACACCTCGGTAGCGATCCGCGACGCCCTGGTCGCCAGCGAATTGCCGGTGATCGAAGTCCACCTGTCCAACGTCCACGCCCGCGAGCCGTTCCGTCACCACTCGTTCGTCTCGGCCATCGCCACGGCCGTGATGTGCGGCTTCGGCAGCCACGGTTATCGCCTGGCCCTGGAACATTTCCACCAGCGGTTGAAGGGGTGA
- the cydB gene encoding cytochrome d ubiquinol oxidase subunit II, whose translation MGIDLPLIWAVIIIFGIMMYVVMDGFDLGIGILFPFIPGKTDRDVMMNTVAPVWDGNETWLVLGGAALFGAFPLAYSVVLSALYLPLIFMLIGLIFRGVAFEFRFKAKDDKRHLWDKAFIGGSVAATFFQGVALGAFIDGLPVVNRQYAGGSLDWLTPFTLFCGAALVVAYALLGCTWLIMKTEGKLQEQMHDLARPLAFVLLAVIGVVSLWTPLAHPEIATRWFSMPNLFWFMPVPILVLVTMYGLIRAVARNANYMPFLLTLVLIFLGYSGLGISLWPNIVPPSISIWDAAAPPQSQGFMLVGTLFIIPFILGYTFWSYYVFRGKVTHEDGYH comes from the coding sequence ATGGGTATTGATCTTCCGCTGATCTGGGCCGTGATCATCATCTTCGGGATCATGATGTACGTGGTCATGGACGGTTTCGACCTGGGGATCGGGATTCTCTTCCCGTTCATCCCCGGCAAGACCGACCGCGATGTGATGATGAACACCGTCGCCCCGGTGTGGGACGGCAATGAAACCTGGCTGGTACTGGGGGGCGCTGCGTTGTTCGGCGCGTTCCCGCTGGCCTATTCGGTGGTGTTGTCGGCGCTGTATTTGCCGCTGATTTTCATGTTGATCGGGCTGATCTTCCGCGGTGTGGCGTTCGAGTTCCGCTTCAAGGCCAAGGACGACAAGCGCCACCTGTGGGACAAGGCGTTCATCGGTGGTTCGGTGGCGGCGACGTTCTTCCAGGGTGTGGCGCTCGGCGCGTTCATCGATGGTTTGCCGGTGGTCAACCGGCAATACGCCGGCGGTTCACTGGACTGGCTGACGCCGTTCACGCTGTTCTGCGGCGCCGCGCTGGTGGTGGCGTATGCCTTGCTCGGCTGCACCTGGTTGATCATGAAGACCGAAGGCAAGTTGCAGGAACAGATGCATGACCTGGCGCGTCCTCTGGCCTTCGTGCTATTGGCGGTGATCGGTGTCGTCAGTCTGTGGACGCCGCTGGCCCATCCGGAAATTGCGACGCGCTGGTTCAGCATGCCGAATCTGTTCTGGTTCATGCCGGTGCCGATTCTGGTGCTGGTGACGATGTACGGTCTGATTCGCGCGGTGGCGCGCAATGCCAACTACATGCCGTTCCTGCTGACCCTGGTGCTGATCTTCCTCGGCTACAGCGGTCTGGGCATCAGCCTGTGGCCGAACATCGTGCCGCCGTCGATCTCGATCTGGGACGCCGCCGCACCGCCGCAAAGCCAGGGCTTCATGCTGGTGGGCACGCTGTTCATCATCCCGTTCATCCTGGGTTACACCTTCTGGAGCTACTACGTGTTCCGCGGCAAGGTCACCCATGAAGACGGTTATCACTAG
- a CDS encoding DUF2474 domain-containing protein — MTGKHSLHDIEEAEKKPLWQRLGWLAMIWVGSVGALFIVASLMRMFMNAAGLTTH, encoded by the coding sequence ATGACCGGCAAACATTCCCTGCACGACATTGAAGAAGCCGAAAAAAAGCCGCTGTGGCAGCGGCTCGGCTGGTTGGCGATGATCTGGGTCGGCAGCGTCGGAGCACTGTTCATCGTCGCCAGCCTGATGCGCATGTTCATGAACGCCGCAGGCCTGACCACGCACTGA
- a CDS encoding type II toxin-antitoxin system RelE/ParE family toxin: protein MIKSFQHKGLRGFYETGSTRGIRADHAKRLSRMLQFMDRAAAPGDLDLPGWRLHPLKGELCEYWSLSVSGNWRVIFRFAGSDIELIDYLDYH, encoded by the coding sequence ATGATCAAATCCTTTCAGCACAAAGGCCTTCGCGGCTTCTATGAAACCGGTTCGACTCGCGGGATTCGTGCCGATCACGCTAAACGGCTGTCGCGCATGCTGCAGTTCATGGATCGCGCAGCGGCTCCCGGGGATCTGGACCTTCCCGGTTGGCGTCTGCATCCACTGAAAGGGGAGCTTTGCGAGTACTGGTCACTCAGTGTGTCCGGGAACTGGCGGGTTATCTTTCGATTTGCAGGTTCGGATATCGAACTGATCGACTATCTGGATTACCACTGA
- the trmA gene encoding tRNA (uridine(54)-C5)-methyltransferase TrmA, which yields MTFDSQAYAAQLEDKVTRLRDLLAPFDAPEPTVFDSPLQNFRLRAEFRLWREAGERHYAMFSQDDKRTPILIEEFPIASLRINQLMPQLKAAWQASAALSHKLFQVEFLTTLAGDAMITLCYHRPLDEHWHAAATQLSADLGVSIIGRSKGKREVLGLDYVVEKLDVGGRTFSYRQPEGAFTQPNGTVNQKMLNWAYEALGDRSDDLLELYCGNGNFTLPLATRVRKVLATEISKTSVNAALSNLAENAVDNVTLVRLSAEELTEALNEVRPFRRLHGIDLKSYEFGSVFVDPPRAGMDPDTCELTRRFDNILYISCNPETLAANIAQLHDTHRITRCALFDQFPWTHHMESGVLLTRR from the coding sequence ATGACTTTTGATTCCCAGGCCTACGCCGCACAACTCGAAGACAAGGTCACGCGCCTGCGTGACCTGCTGGCCCCGTTCGATGCACCGGAGCCAACGGTGTTCGACTCGCCGCTGCAGAACTTCCGCCTGCGCGCTGAATTCCGCCTGTGGCGCGAGGCCGGTGAACGGCATTACGCGATGTTCTCCCAGGACGACAAACGCACGCCGATCCTGATCGAAGAGTTCCCGATCGCCAGCCTGCGCATCAACCAGCTGATGCCGCAATTGAAAGCGGCCTGGCAAGCCAGCGCGGCGCTGAGCCACAAGCTGTTTCAGGTGGAGTTTCTGACCACCCTGGCCGGCGACGCGATGATCACCCTGTGCTATCACCGTCCGCTGGATGAGCACTGGCACGCGGCGGCCACCCAGCTGTCGGCGGATCTGGGCGTCAGCATAATTGGCCGCTCCAAGGGCAAACGCGAAGTGCTCGGCCTCGATTACGTGGTCGAGAAGCTCGACGTCGGCGGCCGCACGTTCAGCTATCGTCAGCCGGAAGGCGCGTTCACCCAGCCCAACGGCACCGTGAACCAGAAGATGCTCAACTGGGCATACGAAGCACTGGGCGATCGCAGCGACGATCTGCTGGAGCTGTACTGCGGCAACGGCAACTTCACCCTGCCACTGGCAACCCGCGTGCGCAAAGTGCTGGCCACCGAAATCAGCAAGACCTCAGTCAATGCCGCACTGAGCAACCTGGCCGAAAACGCTGTGGATAACGTCACCCTGGTACGTCTGTCCGCCGAAGAGCTGACCGAAGCCCTGAACGAAGTTCGCCCGTTCCGCCGCCTGCACGGCATCGACCTGAAAAGCTACGAATTCGGCAGCGTGTTCGTCGACCCGCCACGGGCCGGCATGGACCCGGACACCTGCGAGCTGACCCGTCGCTTCGACAATATCCTGTACATCTCCTGCAACCCGGAGACTCTGGCGGCCAACATCGCCCAACTGCACGACACGCACCGCATCACCCGCTGTGCGTTGTTCGACCAGTTCCCGTGGACCCACCACATGGAATCCGGCGTGTTGCTGACTCGCCGTTGA
- a CDS encoding NCS2 family permease — translation MLERLFQLKAHNTNVRTEILAGVTTFLAMAYILFVNPSILGETGMDKGAVFVATCLAAAIGSTVMGLIANYPIALAPGMGLNAFFTYTVVLHMGHTWQVALGAVFISAVCFFLLSIFRIREWIINSIPLPLRSAIAAGIGLFLALIALHNAGIVVSNPATMVGLGDLKQPAPILATLGFALIVALEALKVRGAVLIGILAVTIVSIVMGFTPFGGVTSMPPSLAPTFLQLDIKGALDIGLVSVIFAFLFVDLFDNSGTLIGVAKRAGLMGKDGHMPKMGRALIADSTAAMAGSLLGTSTTTSYIESAAGVSAGGRTGLTAVVVAILFLLALFFSPLASSVPAFATAPALLFVAVLMTSGLSEIDWEDITVAAPVVVTALAMPFTYSIANGIAFGFIAWTAIKLLSGRARELNPALVILSILFVIKLGWFNA, via the coding sequence ATGCTGGAAAGGCTGTTTCAACTCAAGGCACACAACACCAACGTGCGGACCGAGATTCTGGCGGGCGTCACGACCTTCCTGGCCATGGCCTACATTCTGTTCGTCAACCCGAGCATCCTCGGCGAGACCGGCATGGACAAGGGCGCGGTGTTCGTCGCCACGTGTCTGGCAGCCGCCATCGGCTCCACGGTCATGGGTCTGATCGCCAACTACCCGATCGCCCTCGCACCCGGCATGGGCCTGAACGCCTTCTTTACCTACACCGTCGTGCTGCACATGGGCCACACCTGGCAGGTAGCGCTGGGCGCGGTGTTCATTTCGGCCGTGTGCTTCTTCCTGCTGTCGATCTTCCGCATCCGTGAATGGATCATCAACAGCATTCCGCTGCCGCTGCGTTCGGCGATTGCTGCCGGTATCGGTCTGTTCCTGGCACTGATCGCTCTGCACAACGCCGGTATCGTGGTCAGCAACCCGGCGACCATGGTTGGTCTCGGTGATCTGAAGCAACCGGCACCGATCCTGGCGACTCTCGGTTTCGCCCTGATCGTTGCCCTTGAAGCCCTGAAAGTGCGCGGCGCGGTGCTGATCGGCATCCTCGCAGTGACCATTGTCTCGATCGTGATGGGCTTCACCCCGTTCGGCGGCGTGACGTCGATGCCACCTTCGCTGGCCCCGACCTTCCTGCAACTGGACATCAAAGGCGCGCTGGACATCGGGCTGGTCAGCGTGATCTTCGCCTTCCTGTTCGTCGACCTGTTCGACAACTCCGGCACCCTGATCGGCGTCGCCAAGCGCGCCGGCCTGATGGGCAAGGACGGCCACATGCCGAAAATGGGCCGTGCGCTGATCGCCGACAGCACCGCGGCCATGGCCGGTTCGCTGCTGGGCACATCGACTACCACCAGCTACATCGAATCCGCTGCGGGCGTCAGTGCCGGGGGCCGCACCGGCCTGACCGCCGTCGTCGTTGCGATTCTGTTCCTGCTGGCGTTGTTCTTCTCGCCACTGGCATCGAGTGTTCCGGCCTTCGCTACCGCGCCGGCACTGCTGTTCGTCGCCGTACTGATGACTTCGGGCCTGTCGGAAATAGACTGGGAAGACATCACTGTCGCCGCGCCGGTCGTGGTCACCGCCCTGGCGATGCCATTCACCTATTCCATCGCCAACGGCATCGCCTTCGGCTTCATCGCCTGGACAGCGATCAAACTGCTGTCCGGCCGCGCCCGTGAGCTGAACCCGGCGCTGGTGATCCTGTCGATTCTGTTCGTGATCAAGCTGGGTTGGTTCAACGCATGA
- a CDS encoding DUF4879 domain-containing protein, with translation MSKGWMKTAGLMALLLAGVPAALAASAPPLSEVKVIKVQSASCGLEDITDGQVQTRCDHSAPGIKVYVLEIGYGQSQPQAALDGFEVNGTRSPVCAFDNGNLTECTPGSKTVGSLYTFDLAARQEGTFTFSNTSINAPRNTMSTQLYIK, from the coding sequence ATGAGCAAGGGTTGGATGAAGACCGCTGGACTGATGGCCTTGCTGCTGGCCGGTGTACCGGCGGCACTCGCGGCGTCGGCACCGCCATTGAGCGAGGTGAAAGTCATCAAGGTTCAGTCGGCGTCCTGCGGGCTCGAAGACATTACCGATGGTCAGGTGCAGACCCGCTGCGATCACAGCGCGCCGGGCATCAAGGTTTATGTGCTGGAAATCGGCTATGGCCAGAGCCAGCCGCAAGCGGCACTGGACGGCTTTGAAGTGAACGGCACGCGAAGCCCGGTGTGTGCCTTTGATAACGGCAATCTGACCGAGTGCACGCCCGGCAGCAAAACCGTCGGCTCGCTGTATACCTTCGATCTGGCGGCCCGTCAGGAAGGCACCTTTACCTTCAGCAATACATCGATCAACGCCCCGCGCAACACGATGTCGACCCAGCTTTACATCAAGTAA
- a CDS encoding MFS transporter produces MPSQEPLLLRHHRPFLAFWFARIFTASGFQMLTVAIGWNLYQLTGNVLDLGLVGLVEFAPRVLFMLHTGHVADRYDRRKVAAICQSLQALIALALAIGSATDQVAREMIFILAFLLGAARSFEMPTTQALLPSIVPSALFPRAVAAAQSAQQSATIVAPALGGLLYAFGSVWVYGPTVVLYVIACTLMLNLPARQTPLNKGKATLDSLLAGVRFIRSRPDILGAISLDLFAVLLGGATALLPVFAKDILLTGPWGLGLLRSAPAVGALMMSLFLARFAVERNVGRVMFTAVGVFGVATIAFGLSTSFWFSLAVLVVLGAADMISMVIRASFVQLETPDEMRGRVSAVNGLFIGASNQLGEFESGLTAHWFGTVPAVVMGGIGTLVVTGTWIKLFPTLANRDRMHVPVEEVKA; encoded by the coding sequence ATGCCCAGCCAAGAGCCCTTGCTGTTACGCCACCACCGTCCCTTTCTTGCGTTCTGGTTTGCCCGGATCTTCACCGCCAGCGGTTTTCAGATGCTCACCGTGGCGATCGGCTGGAACCTCTATCAACTGACCGGCAACGTGCTCGATCTTGGGCTGGTCGGGCTGGTGGAGTTCGCGCCGCGGGTACTGTTCATGCTGCACACCGGCCACGTTGCCGATCGCTACGATCGGCGCAAGGTCGCGGCGATCTGCCAGTCGCTGCAGGCCTTGATCGCCCTGGCACTGGCTATCGGCAGCGCTACCGATCAGGTCGCCCGGGAAATGATCTTTATCCTGGCGTTCCTGCTGGGCGCCGCGCGCTCGTTCGAGATGCCGACCACCCAGGCGCTGCTGCCGAGCATCGTGCCCAGTGCGCTGTTCCCACGGGCGGTCGCCGCCGCGCAATCCGCGCAGCAATCGGCCACCATCGTCGCCCCGGCCCTTGGCGGTCTGCTTTATGCCTTCGGCAGCGTCTGGGTGTATGGCCCGACCGTCGTTCTGTACGTCATCGCCTGCACACTGATGCTCAATCTGCCCGCGCGACAGACCCCGCTGAACAAAGGCAAGGCGACACTCGATTCGTTGTTGGCGGGAGTCCGTTTCATTCGCAGCCGCCCGGACATTCTCGGGGCGATTTCGCTGGACCTGTTCGCGGTGCTGCTCGGTGGCGCTACGGCATTGTTGCCGGTGTTCGCCAAGGACATTCTGCTGACCGGTCCATGGGGCCTGGGGTTGCTGCGTTCGGCGCCGGCGGTCGGGGCGTTGATGATGTCGCTGTTCCTGGCGCGCTTTGCCGTCGAGCGAAACGTCGGACGGGTGATGTTCACTGCCGTCGGTGTATTCGGTGTGGCTACCATCGCTTTCGGTCTGTCGACGTCGTTCTGGTTCTCACTGGCGGTATTGGTAGTGCTGGGCGCGGCGGACATGATCAGCATGGTGATCCGCGCCTCGTTCGTGCAACTGGAAACCCCGGACGAAATGCGCGGCCGGGTCAGCGCGGTGAACGGTTTGTTCATTGGCGCCTCGAACCAGTTGGGCGAATTCGAATCCGGCCTCACCGCTCACTGGTTCGGCACCGTGCCAGCCGTAGTGATGGGCGGCATCGGTACGCTGGTGGTGACCGGAACCTGGATCAAACTGTTCCCGACCCTGGCCAATCGCGACCGGATGCATGTGCCGGTGGAAGAGGTGAAGGCCTAG
- a CDS encoding DJ-1 family glyoxalase III: MTFRALITLAEGIDDLQSVTLIDVLRRAGVEVVAASIEGRRMLTCARGTRLTADGMLIDVLAQTFDLIVLPGGAVGAQHLAAHQPLQQLLKDQASAGRLFAAIAEAPAVALQSFGVLRQRRMTCLPTASHQLSGCTFVDQPVVVDGNCITAQGSGAALAFALTLVEQLAGKAVRAKVAGELLA; the protein is encoded by the coding sequence ATGACCTTTAGAGCCCTGATTACCCTCGCCGAGGGCATCGATGATCTGCAAAGCGTGACCCTGATCGACGTGCTGCGCCGGGCCGGCGTCGAAGTGGTAGCGGCCAGCATTGAGGGCCGGCGCATGCTGACCTGCGCCCGAGGCACACGGCTGACCGCCGACGGCATGCTCATTGATGTGCTGGCCCAGACCTTCGACCTGATCGTCCTGCCCGGCGGAGCGGTCGGCGCACAACACCTTGCCGCGCACCAGCCCTTGCAACAATTGCTCAAGGACCAGGCCAGTGCCGGACGCCTGTTCGCCGCCATCGCCGAAGCCCCGGCGGTTGCGCTGCAAAGCTTCGGTGTATTACGTCAACGCCGGATGACCTGCCTGCCCACAGCCAGCCATCAATTGTCCGGTTGTACCTTTGTCGATCAACCGGTGGTGGTCGACGGCAATTGCATCACCGCCCAGGGCTCCGGCGCCGCGCTTGCGTTTGCGCTGACGCTGGTCGAGCAACTGGCGGGCAAGGCCGTCAGAGCGAAGGTAGCGGGGGAGTTGCTGGCCTGA
- a CDS encoding shikimate dehydrogenase, with protein MNHNNVILAGLIGAGIQASRTPALHEHEGDEQGLRYLYRLIDLDQLQLDSSALPDLLLAAERMNYTGLNITFPCKQAIIPLLDELSPEARGIGAVNTVVLKDGKRVGHNTDCLGFAEGFRRGLPDVARERVVQMGAGGAGAAVAHALLSEGVQQLSIFDVDVERAESLANNLNQHFDAGRAVAGHDLSSALSHADGLVNTTPMGMAKLPGMPVPAALLRPELWVAEIVYFPLETELLRNARALGCRTLDGGNMAVFQAVKAFELFSGKVPDAQRMLAHFQSMNG; from the coding sequence ATGAACCACAACAACGTGATACTCGCCGGGCTGATCGGCGCCGGCATCCAGGCTTCCCGTACTCCGGCGCTGCATGAACATGAAGGCGACGAACAGGGACTGCGTTACCTGTACCGGCTGATCGATCTCGATCAACTGCAACTGGACAGCAGCGCCCTGCCCGACCTGCTGCTGGCCGCCGAGCGAATGAACTACACCGGCCTGAACATCACCTTTCCGTGCAAGCAGGCAATTATTCCGCTGCTCGATGAGCTCTCACCCGAAGCCCGGGGCATCGGCGCCGTGAACACGGTGGTGCTGAAGGACGGCAAACGCGTCGGCCACAACACCGATTGTCTGGGTTTCGCCGAAGGATTTCGTCGCGGGCTGCCAGACGTTGCCCGCGAACGTGTGGTCCAGATGGGCGCCGGTGGTGCAGGCGCGGCGGTGGCCCACGCCTTATTGAGCGAAGGCGTACAGCAACTGAGCATTTTTGATGTGGATGTCGAACGGGCCGAGAGCCTGGCGAACAACCTCAATCAACATTTCGATGCGGGCCGGGCCGTGGCCGGACACGATCTGTCGAGCGCGTTGAGTCATGCCGATGGCCTGGTGAACACCACGCCGATGGGCATGGCCAAATTGCCGGGCATGCCCGTGCCGGCCGCATTGCTGCGTCCAGAATTGTGGGTGGCGGAGATCGTGTATTTCCCGCTGGAAACCGAACTGCTGCGCAACGCCCGCGCCCTGGGTTGCCGAACCCTGGATGGCGGCAATATGGCGGTGTTTCAGGCAGTGAAGGCGTTTGAGCTGTTCAGCGGCAAAGTGCCGGATGCGCAGCGAATGCTCGCGCATTTTCAAAGCATGAACGGATAA
- a CDS encoding HigA family addiction module antitoxin has translation MPMHNPPHPGETLLMDVLPELGISVTELARHLGFARPHLSRVLHGHAPISPDLAVRLERAGIGKARMWLGVQTDYDLWQAEHREQPAIQPIAAHA, from the coding sequence ATGCCTATGCACAACCCGCCACACCCCGGTGAAACACTGCTGATGGACGTATTGCCGGAACTTGGGATCAGCGTGACCGAATTGGCTCGGCATCTTGGATTCGCTCGTCCTCACCTTTCCCGTGTTTTGCACGGGCATGCGCCGATCAGCCCGGATCTGGCCGTGCGACTGGAACGCGCGGGGATTGGCAAGGCTCGCATGTGGCTAGGCGTTCAAACCGATTACGACCTTTGGCAAGCCGAGCACCGTGAGCAGCCAGCCATTCAACCAATCGCTGCTCACGCCTGA
- a CDS encoding cytochrome ubiquinol oxidase subunit I, with amino-acid sequence MFGLEALDLARIQFAFTISFHILFPAITIGLASYLAVLEGLWLKTGNDTYRDLYHFWSKIFAVNFGMGVVSGLVMAYQFGTNWSRFSDFAGSVTGPLLTYEVLTAFFLEAGFLGVMLFGWNKVGRKLHFFATVMVAIGTLISTFWILASNSWMQTPQGFEIVNGQVIPTDWLAIIFNPSFPYRLMHMATAAFVATAFFVGSSAAWHLLRGKDNPAIRTMLSMAMWMALIVAPIQAVIGDFHGLNTLKHQPAKIAAIEGHWENVGNEATPLILFGWPDMKEEKTKYAVEIPYLGSLILTHSLDKQVPALKEFPPEDRPNSTIVFWSFRIMVGLGFLMIFTGLWSLWLRKRDTLYTSRPFLYLALWMGPSGLIAILAGWFTTEIGRQPWVVYGLMRTADASSNHSFMQMSITLIMFVVVYFALFGAGLGYMMRLVRKGPKTDEGKETNEGGPGQKRTPARPLSAADDDGAEHDRSLTKEI; translated from the coding sequence ATGTTCGGTTTAGAGGCACTAGATCTCGCCCGAATCCAGTTCGCGTTCACCATCTCGTTCCATATCCTGTTCCCGGCAATCACCATCGGTCTTGCGAGCTATCTCGCGGTGCTGGAAGGCCTGTGGCTGAAAACCGGCAACGACACCTACCGCGATCTCTACCATTTCTGGTCGAAGATCTTTGCCGTCAACTTCGGCATGGGCGTGGTCTCGGGGCTGGTCATGGCCTACCAGTTCGGCACCAACTGGAGCCGCTTCTCGGACTTCGCAGGTTCCGTCACAGGGCCTTTGCTGACCTACGAGGTGCTCACGGCGTTCTTCCTTGAAGCCGGTTTCCTCGGCGTGATGCTCTTCGGCTGGAATAAGGTCGGGCGCAAGCTGCACTTCTTCGCCACGGTCATGGTTGCCATCGGCACGCTGATTTCGACGTTCTGGATTCTTGCCTCCAACAGCTGGATGCAGACGCCGCAGGGCTTCGAGATCGTCAACGGCCAAGTGATCCCGACCGACTGGCTGGCAATCATCTTCAACCCGTCATTCCCCTATCGCCTGATGCACATGGCGACGGCGGCATTCGTCGCAACGGCGTTCTTCGTCGGTTCGTCGGCCGCCTGGCACCTGCTGCGTGGCAAGGACAACCCGGCGATCCGCACCATGCTGTCGATGGCAATGTGGATGGCGTTGATCGTCGCACCGATCCAGGCGGTCATCGGCGACTTCCACGGCCTCAACACCCTCAAGCACCAGCCGGCGAAAATCGCCGCGATCGAAGGTCACTGGGAAAACGTCGGTAACGAAGCGACGCCGCTGATCCTGTTCGGCTGGCCGGACATGAAGGAAGAAAAGACCAAATACGCCGTCGAGATCCCGTACCTCGGCAGCCTGATCCTGACCCATTCGCTGGACAAGCAAGTCCCGGCGCTCAAGGAATTCCCGCCGGAAGACCGGCCGAATTCGACCATCGTGTTCTGGTCGTTCCGGATCATGGTCGGCCTCGGCTTCCTGATGATCTTCACCGGCCTCTGGAGCCTGTGGCTGCGCAAGCGTGACACGCTCTACACGTCGCGGCCGTTCCTGTATCTGGCGTTGTGGATGGGGCCGTCCGGTCTGATCGCGATTCTGGCGGGCTGGTTCACCACTGAAATCGGTCGTCAGCCATGGGTGGTCTATGGGCTGATGCGTACGGCGGATGCGTCGTCCAACCACAGTTTCATGCAGATGAGCATCACGCTGATCATGTTCGTGGTGGTGTACTTCGCACTGTTCGGTGCGGGTCTGGGCTACATGATGCGTCTGGTGCGCAAAGGGCCGAAGACCGACGAGGGCAAGGAGACCAACGAGGGTGGTCCTGGCCAGAAACGCACGCCGGCCCGTCCGTTGTCCGCTGCCGACGACGATGGCGCCGAACACGACCGCAGCCTGACCAAGGAGATTTGA